The Candidatus Binatia bacterium genome segment CCGCAGCGCAAGACTCGCTTCCGGGAGCGGGTTAGGCCTTCCCGGACAGGCTTGCTTACCTGCAAGGTTTCACTGAAAGGTTTCCGAGTTGTTTTCTACATCTCTTCCCCCTTTCCCAAGTTTCCTTGGCGCGATCCCCTATTTATTTCACCAGCTCGACGTAACCCATTCGGTTCGAAAGATTGCCCGACCACCAGATGCGGTTAGGGTTGTTCTGGTCGACTTCGATCCTCCTCGCGTCCGACTCCGCGCTGGCCAGGGGAAACTCCGCCCAGGTTTCGGTTTTAGGATCGAAGCGCGCAATCTTGTCCACGTGCTGCAAGCTCACCCAGATGAGATTGTGCTTTAGGTCTACGTCCGCCAGGTATAGCCCGGCATCATCGCTCGGAGGCGTATAGACGGTCATCTTGGCGGTTTTGTAATCGATCTTCATCAGCTTGCCGGCGCCATGAAGGCCGACCCAGAGGTTTCCTTCGGCGTCCGCCCCCATCTTCCGCGGGACGGAGTCTCCGACCGGGATGTCGAACTCGTCGATCTTGCCCGTGACCGGGTCGATTCGGCCCATCTTGTTCATGGTGTTCTCGGCAAACCAGATCATGCCGTCGCCCGCTATCGCCATCCCATACGGATTGGCGGTCCGTCCCGCCTTGACCCCGGCTGGAACATCGAAGAAGGTGAACTGCTTGCTCTTCGGGTCCAGGCGAATGACCTGGTTGGCGGCGATGGAATTCAACCACACGGTTCCGTTCGTGTGGACGCGCATGGTATTTCCGCTGGCGTTGCCGGTTTTGGTTTTCGGCAGCTCATAGACGCTGAATTCCTTGGCCCTCGTGTCATAGCTCAACCATCGGCGGTTGGGTCCGCCGTCCATCACCCAGAGTTTATTGTTCGGACCGCTTCTGATGCCGTTCAGACGAACCAGTTTCGACGGCGCAGGAGGCGGAGCGATGTCTCTATAGACCAGCGTCTTGAGATCCAGGCGGCCCAGGTGGCCGCCCCTGCGTTGGCTGACCCAGCCGTTTCCCTCGGAGTCCACCGCCACTTCGTGCGGCTCCGCGTCGCGAATAGGCAGCTCATATTCCACGGCCACATACTTCGTGGCCTCGCCCTGGAGCAAGGTCCTGGGCAAGCGGCTGTTGGCGTCGGGCTTCGGCCTTCCCGCTCTCTCTCTGGCGCCGAAATTCATCGCCACGTAGTCCAGCACGACTTTAGCTTCTTGATCGGTCAAATCTTTGGCGAAGGTTGAGCCCTGCGCGTAGAGTCGCATGTTCCCGATAATCTCTTCCCAGCGGCCCCGGTCGGCTCGGGCTCTCACGACTCGTTGGGCGTCGTGACATCCGGTCG includes the following:
- a CDS encoding carboxypeptidase regulatory-like domain-containing protein, with product MFKRIAPQIVVAIFSLAVLYPRFTQAQDRSGTLEGVVKNSSGAPVSGAFVKMKNAERRLLFMIVTQGQGRYSAKLLPLGKYVVQAIGGDYQSEASAPVEVAAGRPATVDVSLTAMRAPQLPGAWPGRRPGERGGEAEVAMGGGPTLPEGAGKQIVETKCATGCHDAQRVVRARADRGRWEEIIGNMRLYAQGSTFAKDLTDQEAKVVLDYVAMNFGARERAGRPKPDANSRLPRTLLQGEATKYVAVEYELPIRDAEPHEVAVDSEGNGWVSQRRGGHLGRLDLKTLVYRDIAPPPAPSKLVRLNGIRSGPNNKLWVMDGGPNRRWLSYDTRAKEFSVYELPKTKTGNASGNTMRVHTNGTVWLNSIAANQVIRLDPKSKQFTFFDVPAGVKAGRTANPYGMAIAGDGMIWFAENTMNKMGRIDPVTGKIDEFDIPVGDSVPRKMGADAEGNLWVGLHGAGKLMKIDYKTAKMTVYTPPSDDAGLYLADVDLKHNLIWVSLQHVDKIARFDPKTETWAEFPLASAESDARRIEVDQNNPNRIWWSGNLSNRMGYVELVK